A DNA window from Purpureocillium takamizusanense chromosome 9, complete sequence contains the following coding sequences:
- the RPN11 gene encoding multicatalytic endopeptidase (BUSCO:EOG09263QB7~COG:O~EggNog:ENOG503NV6C~MEROPS:MER0022005), whose product MERFRNLLGGGGMGLGGAAPGTDNTNLIDNSETVYISSLALLKMLRHGRAGVPMEVMGLMLGEFVDDFTVKVMDVFAMPQSGTGVSVEAVDPVFQTKMMDMLRQTGRPESVVGWYHSHPGFGCWLSSVDINTQQSFEQLNPRAVAVVVDPIQSVKGKVVIDAFRLINPQLLMMGQEPRQSTSNLGHLNKPSIQALIHGLNRHYYSIGINYRKTALEENMLMNLHKHVWTEALQMDDFRTEGEKNKERLQRLVALADGYEKRVKEETELTKDQLKTRYVGKLDPKKHLEDVGQELIEDNIVSVSRQMIDKEATMPKKDAGHANGERMEVEEDL is encoded by the exons ATGGAGCGCTTCAGGAacctgctgggcggcggcggcatgggcctTGGAGGCGCTGCACCGGGCACG GATAACACAAATCTCATCGACAACTCCGAGACCGTATACATCTCGTCCCTGGCCCTGCTAAAAATGCTTCGACACGGCCGTGCTGGTGTGCCCATGGAGGTCATGGGTCTGATGCTGGGCGAGTTTGTCGATGACTTCACCGTCAAGGTCATGGATGTCTTTGCCATGCCCCAAAGCGGCACGGGCGTCAGTGTTGAGGCCGTTGACCCCGTCTTCCAGACCAAGATGATGGACATGCTGCGGCAGACGGGAAG GCCCGAGTCCGTCGTGGGCTGGTACCACTCGCATCCAGGCTTCGGCTGCTGGCTCTCTTCGGTTGATATCAACACCCAACAGTCGTTTGAGCAGCTGAACCctcgcgccgtggccgtcgtcgttgaccCCATCCAGTCTGTCAAGGGCAAGGTTGTCATCGACGCATTCCGTCTAATCAACCCTCAGCTCCTTATGATGGGGCAGGAGCCTCGACAGAGCACAAGCAACCTGGGACATCTGAACAAGCCCTCGATCCAGGCCCTCATCCACGGCCTGAACCGACACTACTATTCGATAGGCATCAACTACCGCAAGACGGCGCTCGAAGAGAACATGCTGATGAACCTGCACAAGCACGTGTGGACCGAGGCCTTGCAGATGGACGACTTCCGGACAGAGGGCGAGAAGAACAAGGAGCGGCTACAGAGGCTGGTGGCGCTAGCCGACGGCTACGAGAAGCGCGTCAAGGAAGAGACGGAGCTGACCAAGGACCAGCTCAAGACCAGATATGTTGGCAAGCTGGACCCCAAGAAGCACTTGGAGGACGTTGGCCAGGAGCTTATCGAGGACAACATTGTCTCGGTGTCGCGGCAGATGATTGACAaggaggcgacgatgccaaaGAAAGATGCAGGGCACGCCAACGGCGAGCGGATGGAGGTGGAAGAAGATTTGTAA